Part of the Candidatus Brocadia sinica JPN1 genome, TTTTCTTTAGATAAGGCATTAAACGAAATTTCACACAACAGAGGTATACTCTATGATTTCAACGTGGTATATGCTTGTTTGGCTATTTTCAACGAAAAAGGATTTAAGTTTGAGCGACAGGGTCATTCAAATTCAAAGGAAAAGGAAATTGAAGTCTTGTTATTAAAGGCTTGATGAATGAACAATGATCTAAATTTGATTTAATGGGATACTCGTGAAATGAGGTGTAAAATGTCAGTAATAATCGTAGGGGGAGATCATCTGGGAAGTATTCCAAGAGAGCTCGACAAAATGGGGGTAACGGATATCCAGCATTTAACCGGTAGGAACGGACAAAAGATCCGTGGGAGAATTCCAGAAAAGGCTGATTTTATTATTCTCCTGTATGATTTTGTTAACCATAACCTGGCGTATAAGATAAAGAAACTTGCCGGCAACCGGGGGATACCTATCATCTATGCAAAAAGGTCATGGTCCTCCATATATCAAAAGATGAAGGATAGTCAGATACAATTTTTCTAGAATGGTATTGTTGCAAATTTGCTATTGTATTGTGAAAGGAAACTGTATATGGCAACAAACACATTTTTCGTATGTCCCAATTGTGGTAATGTAAAGAAATTTAAAATATTTACTAGTAACTTTCAGGTTATTGAACAATCTCCTGAAATGGGGGTGCGTGTAGGTGAAAGCGGTGTCTTGCCTAGTCTGCGACAAAACGATAATTATGTTGAATGTCAGATATGTTTTAAAAAATCGGATTACGACATGGTAGCAGATATCGGCAAACGATATATGCAAGAGACCCTTGGTG contains:
- a CDS encoding DUF2325 domain-containing protein, translating into MSVIIVGGDHLGSIPRELDKMGVTDIQHLTGRNGQKIRGRIPEKADFIILLYDFVNHNLAYKIKKLAGNRGIPIIYAKRSWSSIYQKMKDSQIQFF